One genomic segment of Marinitoga piezophila KA3 includes these proteins:
- a CDS encoding class I SAM-dependent methyltransferase, with translation MEKLIITTSHKPSKEQIQRAKQLAEQYNGVYKNRRHLKAKDIYFVVEKNLTLKLKKGDFEFFFHPSIVKIRMKNYVADKKDYLLNNLELKGNETVLDLTFGLGSEALLIASQLTDGKLIGVEGSFPIYLVVKESMPYYPFKIKWIKEASKRIEIIHANYKSFLKKQKDKSYDIIYCDPMFENPVFESSALNPLRKFAVYDPLEIEDIEEMKRVAKDKVVIKAHIKDSIWDKYKFDKVDGSKNSGVYYGVIYLK, from the coding sequence ATGGAAAAATTAATTATAACAACATCCCACAAACCATCGAAGGAACAAATACAACGGGCGAAGCAACTCGCTGAACAATATAATGGAGTATATAAAAACAGAAGGCATTTAAAAGCAAAAGATATATACTTTGTAGTTGAAAAGAACCTCACTTTAAAATTAAAAAAAGGTGATTTTGAATTTTTCTTTCATCCTTCTATTGTAAAAATAAGAATGAAAAATTATGTTGCCGACAAAAAGGATTATTTATTAAATAATCTTGAATTAAAAGGTAATGAAACAGTTCTGGATTTAACCTTTGGTCTTGGTAGTGAAGCATTATTAATAGCTTCTCAATTAACAGATGGAAAATTAATAGGTGTAGAAGGATCTTTCCCTATATATCTTGTTGTAAAAGAAAGTATGCCATATTATCCTTTTAAAATAAAATGGATAAAAGAGGCTTCAAAAAGAATAGAAATAATACACGCAAATTATAAATCATTCTTAAAAAAACAAAAAGATAAAAGTTATGATATAATTTATTGTGATCCAATGTTTGAAAATCCTGTTTTTGAATCATCAGCTCTAAATCCTTTAAGAAAATTCGCAGTATATGACCCACTTGAAATTGAAGATATTGAGGAAATGAAACGAGTAGCAAAAGATAAGGTAGTAATAAAAGCCCACATTAAAGATTCTATATGGGATAAATATAAATTTGATAAAGTAGATGGAAGCAAAAATTCAGGGGTATATTATGGAGTGATATACTTAAAATGA
- the miaA gene encoding tRNA (adenosine(37)-N6)-dimethylallyltransferase MiaA, translated as MKLTAILGPTAVGKTNILTNLGEKFEVISCDSRQIYKYMNIGTAKPTPEEREKIPHHLIDFVSPDEHYNAYMYRVDALKKIKEVLNKGKIPIISGGTGLYFDAVSRGFFEAPSSLSLRSYLKKLEYSQHGIIREILKDVDPESYVRIHPNDLKRSIRALEIYILSGKRMSDLIKSQKTENPYEFQIIILDRDRKELHERINTRVEKMIEMGLIDEVKNLLRMGYNKNLNSMNTIGYKEVLEYIEGKVDYDKMIHLIKRNTRRYARRQIIYFRGYKNAIWINLSEEKNPVEKIKKIIKNGFNE; from the coding sequence ATGAAACTAACGGCAATATTAGGTCCTACTGCAGTTGGAAAAACAAATATACTCACTAACCTCGGCGAAAAGTTCGAGGTTATTTCTTGTGATTCAAGGCAAATTTATAAATATATGAATATAGGTACAGCAAAGCCAACACCAGAAGAAAGAGAAAAAATTCCACATCACTTAATTGATTTCGTTTCACCTGATGAACATTATAATGCATACATGTATAGAGTAGATGCATTAAAAAAAATAAAAGAAGTCCTTAATAAAGGAAAGATTCCTATAATTTCAGGCGGAACTGGATTATATTTTGATGCAGTATCACGAGGTTTTTTTGAAGCACCATCTTCTTTAAGTTTAAGAAGCTATTTAAAAAAATTAGAATATTCTCAGCATGGTATAATAAGAGAAATATTAAAAGATGTGGATCCAGAAAGTTATGTAAGAATACATCCCAATGATTTAAAAAGAAGCATTAGAGCGTTGGAAATATATATACTTTCCGGCAAAAGAATGTCAGACTTAATAAAAAGCCAGAAAACAGAAAATCCTTACGAATTTCAAATTATAATTTTAGACAGAGATAGAAAAGAATTACATGAAAGGATAAATACACGTGTTGAAAAAATGATAGAAATGGGTTTAATTGACGAAGTAAAAAATCTATTAAGAATGGGTTATAACAAAAACTTAAATTCAATGAATACTATTGGATATAAAGAAGTATTAGAATATATTGAGGGAAAAGTTGATTATGATAAAATGATACATTTAATAAAAAGAAATACAAGAAGGTATGCACGACGCCAGATTATTTATTTTAGAGGATATAAAAACGCTATATGGATAAATCTTTCAGAAGAAAAAAATCCTGTTGAAAAAATCAAAAAAATCATTAAGAATGGTTTTAATGAATAA
- the fliI gene encoding flagellar protein export ATPase FliI, which translates to MKTHNDILENINQRLNELDIFSLEGIVDRITGVVIESRGPDVSLGDLCSITLKDGSTALCEVVGFVGNKVLLMPFEDVHGLYVGARVKKLNRKVSIGVSNNLLGRVLDGLGRPMDGKPLYAEKYRSIYSPPPNPLIRNKIEEPLPVGIRAIDGLITLGKGQRIGIFAGSGVGKSTLLGMIARNTSADINVISLIGERGREVREFIERDLGEEGLKRSVVVVSTSDQPALMRTKALLSATTIAEYFRDQGYNVMLMVDSLTRWAMAQREIGLSIGEPPATRGYTPSVFAELPKILERAGNSDKGSITAIYTVLVEGDDFNEPISDTVRGIVDGHILLSRRLAESSHYPAIDVLASISRLMSTVAKEEHLEAAYRVRDIMATYNDAKDLIEVGAYKEGTNPKIDIAKREIDNINQFLRQRTNENPDFNQIVNQLIDLAKKLK; encoded by the coding sequence ATGAAAACTCATAACGATATACTGGAAAACATAAATCAACGTTTAAACGAACTGGATATATTTTCCCTTGAAGGAATAGTGGATAGAATAACCGGTGTGGTTATAGAATCCAGAGGACCTGATGTTTCTCTGGGAGATTTGTGTTCTATAACCTTAAAAGATGGAAGTACTGCTCTGTGTGAAGTTGTTGGTTTCGTTGGAAACAAGGTTTTGCTCATGCCATTTGAAGATGTTCACGGATTATATGTTGGTGCCAGAGTAAAAAAATTAAATAGAAAGGTGTCCATTGGCGTTTCTAATAATCTTCTTGGTCGTGTTCTTGATGGATTGGGAAGGCCTATGGATGGTAAACCTCTATATGCAGAAAAATATCGTTCCATTTACTCACCACCACCAAATCCTTTAATAAGAAATAAAATAGAGGAACCTCTTCCTGTTGGAATTAGAGCTATAGATGGTTTAATTACACTTGGCAAAGGGCAAAGGATTGGTATATTTGCTGGAAGTGGTGTTGGAAAGAGTACATTACTTGGTATGATAGCAAGAAATACCTCTGCTGATATAAACGTTATTTCTTTAATCGGTGAACGAGGTCGTGAAGTAAGAGAGTTTATAGAGCGCGATCTTGGCGAAGAAGGTTTAAAACGTTCGGTAGTTGTTGTTTCAACTTCAGATCAACCAGCCTTAATGAGAACAAAGGCTCTATTAAGCGCTACAACAATTGCTGAATATTTTAGAGATCAGGGATATAATGTAATGCTTATGGTTGACTCACTTACCCGTTGGGCTATGGCACAAAGGGAAATAGGATTGTCCATAGGTGAACCACCAGCAACACGCGGATATACACCAAGTGTATTTGCTGAATTACCAAAAATTTTAGAGAGAGCGGGTAATTCTGATAAAGGAAGTATTACAGCAATATATACTGTACTTGTTGAAGGTGATGATTTTAATGAACCCATTTCAGATACAGTTAGAGGTATTGTTGACGGTCATATCCTTCTTTCAAGACGATTGGCTGAATCTTCGCATTATCCGGCTATAGATGTACTTGCAAGTATTAGTAGGTTAATGTCTACCGTTGCAAAAGAAGAACATCTTGAAGCTGCGTATAGGGTAAGAGACATAATGGCAACATATAATGATGCAAAGGATTTAATAGAGGTTGGTGCTTATAAAGAAGGAACAAACCCTAAGATAGATATAGCAAAAAGGGAAATAGATAATATAAATCAATTTCTCAGACAAAGAACAAATGAAAATCCAGATTTCAATCAAATTGTAAATCAACTTATTGACTTAGCAAAAAAATTAAAATAA
- the fliF gene encoding flagellar basal-body MS-ring/collar protein FliF — protein MNFLEKIKDYWDNFPTNQKILLSILAAVFLIIIIFFIILNLRPNYQVLISGVDEQQGGKIISKLEEMNIPYKVGAGGSIMVPEKYNKYELWMKLALGGVLGNQVTGYELLQKQSFGATSYDKQVNYQIAIEGELARSISTMKGIQYARVHIVMPARTYYTPAEQSKPKASVLLFLEPGASIDSNQVRAIMEFVAGAVQNLDPKDVKVVDNYSHNLSAQVLAEGNIADAATKFDLKRKIEEYYTQKIEDKLQVVFGMGAIVVLPEVDLNWQKIEQEARNVQPVNKTSGIVVSEQKETEEKTSYSGTSNVPGVDSNVPPYTTQTPDNQGSDTYKNSKSIINYDFNEIYKKVTEDKNGEIANKSITIFIDEDKSPIPKNETTIAQIKTAISTATGATPSNITVLFTKFNKDLEAEYQKMVEQSKRAKTLTIIMVASIIFMIFIALFVIAIINVRKKQKARKTILERKKKLEEAATRIIEEIEPEEVELTEEQKSFEKLAKIVDQSLDDVVEIVKYWINQ, from the coding sequence ATGAACTTTTTAGAAAAGATAAAGGATTATTGGGATAATTTCCCTACAAATCAAAAGATATTGCTATCTATATTAGCCGCAGTTTTTTTAATAATAATAATATTTTTCATAATATTAAACTTAAGACCTAATTATCAGGTCTTAATAAGTGGTGTTGACGAACAACAGGGTGGAAAAATCATTTCAAAACTTGAGGAAATGAATATCCCATATAAAGTTGGTGCTGGCGGTTCTATAATGGTTCCAGAAAAATACAATAAATACGAATTATGGATGAAATTAGCTTTAGGTGGTGTTCTTGGAAATCAGGTTACAGGATATGAATTGCTTCAAAAACAGAGTTTCGGCGCTACAAGTTATGATAAACAGGTAAATTATCAAATAGCAATAGAAGGAGAGCTTGCACGTTCAATTTCCACAATGAAAGGAATACAATATGCAAGAGTTCATATTGTAATGCCTGCAAGGACATATTATACACCTGCAGAACAATCTAAACCAAAAGCTTCTGTTTTACTATTTCTTGAACCAGGTGCATCTATAGATTCAAATCAGGTAAGAGCTATTATGGAATTTGTTGCAGGAGCTGTTCAAAATCTTGATCCAAAAGATGTAAAGGTTGTAGACAATTATTCTCATAATCTCAGCGCGCAGGTTTTAGCTGAAGGAAATATAGCAGATGCAGCTACAAAGTTTGATTTAAAGAGAAAAATAGAAGAGTATTATACACAAAAAATAGAAGACAAGCTTCAGGTAGTGTTTGGAATGGGCGCAATTGTTGTATTGCCAGAAGTAGATTTAAACTGGCAAAAAATAGAACAGGAAGCACGAAATGTTCAACCTGTAAATAAAACTTCAGGTATAGTTGTTAGTGAGCAAAAAGAAACGGAGGAAAAAACCTCCTATTCTGGAACATCAAATGTTCCAGGCGTTGATTCAAATGTCCCTCCATATACAACACAAACGCCTGATAATCAGGGATCCGATACATATAAAAATTCAAAAAGTATAATAAATTACGATTTTAATGAAATATATAAAAAGGTTACCGAAGACAAAAATGGTGAAATTGCCAATAAATCTATTACTATATTTATAGACGAGGACAAATCTCCTATTCCAAAAAACGAAACAACAATAGCTCAAATAAAAACAGCCATTTCAACAGCAACAGGAGCAACTCCTTCTAATATTACTGTTTTATTTACCAAATTTAATAAAGATTTAGAAGCAGAATACCAGAAAATGGTTGAACAGTCAAAAAGAGCAAAAACACTTACCATTATCATGGTTGCTTCTATAATATTCATGATATTTATTGCATTATTTGTAATAGCAATAATCAATGTTAGAAAGAAACAGAAAGCAAGGAAAACCATTCTTGAAAGAAAGAAAAAGCTTGAAGAAGCAGCAACAAGAATTATTGAAGAAATTGAACCGGAAGAAGTGGAACTTACCGAAGAACAAAAATCATTTGAAAAACTTGCAAAAATCGTTGATCAAAGTCTCGATGATGTTGTAGAAATTGTAAAATACTGGATTAATCAATAA
- the hfq gene encoding RNA chaperone Hfq has translation MAEKFNLQERFLNLLRTNKIECKIYFEGGFQTSGYIKSFDNFTILLEKKGQQSLVYKHAVKMIVPMKYVKLFQQQHQENQSGGNEN, from the coding sequence ATGGCAGAAAAATTTAATTTGCAAGAACGTTTTTTAAATTTATTGAGAACAAATAAAATTGAATGTAAAATCTATTTTGAAGGTGGATTTCAGACATCAGGATACATAAAATCATTTGATAATTTCACCATTCTTTTAGAGAAAAAAGGACAACAATCATTAGTTTATAAACATGCAGTAAAAATGATTGTTCCTATGAAATACGTAAAGCTTTTCCAGCAGCAACATCAGGAAAATCAATCAGGAGGTAATGAGAATTAA
- a CDS encoding carbohydrate ABC transporter permease has product MKVSKYFLSPHAWRRTRESITAYLYLLPSMIVLSIFVFWPIIYSFVLSFFKWDFKNQANPQFIGFDNYIQLFKLKHPVSMTFNVAFLGTFFLIFATIYFLTVLLDLKRISDKKVKNIIILNAVISAITFILWNVISYQLQWIIFLWLAFSYTAIAAMKKIEGTPDKLLLRMIILITVYVAGIKLIHIPEIVTYLSMAKEEADFLKAIWNTSYYVLLSMPITIFLSLVIAMLFYQEVKGKVVFRTIYFIPFVTSVVAVSLVWQWIFNDNGLLNYILSFFGVEKILWLKDEKWTIPTIAIISIWKLVGYYSIIFLAGLQNIDKSYYEAAEVDGASSWQKFVHITWPLLSPTTFFILIVSMIGAFKVFSEIFVLYSGLPGPYNNSGLTVVYYVFEKFYGEQRMGQASAAAYVLFGIILIFTFIQFVAGKKRVHYDS; this is encoded by the coding sequence ATGAAAGTTTCTAAATACTTCTTATCTCCACATGCCTGGAGAAGAACCAGAGAAAGTATAACTGCATACCTTTATCTTTTACCTTCAATGATTGTTTTATCAATCTTTGTATTCTGGCCTATTATTTATTCATTTGTTTTGAGTTTCTTTAAATGGGATTTTAAAAATCAGGCTAATCCACAATTTATAGGCTTTGATAATTACATTCAATTATTTAAATTAAAACACCCAGTTTCAATGACTTTTAACGTGGCTTTTTTAGGAACATTTTTCCTCATATTTGCTACAATATATTTCTTAACAGTATTGCTTGATTTGAAAAGGATTTCAGATAAAAAAGTGAAAAATATTATTATTTTAAATGCTGTTATAAGTGCTATAACCTTTATTTTATGGAATGTTATATCTTATCAACTTCAATGGATAATATTTTTATGGTTAGCCTTTTCCTATACAGCCATCGCTGCTATGAAAAAAATAGAAGGAACTCCTGATAAATTATTATTAAGAATGATTATATTGATTACAGTATATGTTGCAGGAATCAAATTAATTCATATACCAGAAATTGTTACTTATCTTAGTATGGCAAAAGAAGAAGCGGATTTTCTTAAAGCTATATGGAATACAAGCTATTACGTTTTATTGTCAATGCCAATAACAATATTCCTTTCATTGGTAATAGCCATGTTATTCTATCAGGAAGTAAAAGGAAAGGTTGTATTTAGAACAATATACTTTATTCCTTTTGTTACCAGTGTTGTTGCTGTATCTCTTGTATGGCAATGGATATTTAACGATAACGGGCTTTTGAATTATATCCTTTCATTCTTTGGTGTGGAAAAGATTTTATGGTTAAAAGATGAAAAATGGACAATACCAACAATTGCTATAATCTCAATCTGGAAACTTGTTGGATATTATTCAATAATCTTCCTCGCTGGATTACAGAATATCGATAAAAGTTATTATGAAGCAGCAGAAGTTGATGGTGCAAGCTCATGGCAGAAATTTGTTCATATAACATGGCCTTTATTATCACCAACAACATTCTTTATATTAATAGTTTCAATGATTGGTGCATTTAAGGTCTTCTCTGAAATATTCGTATTGTATTCAGGGCTTCCTGGACCATATAATAATAGTGGTTTAACCGTAGTTTATTATGTATTTGAAAAGTTCTATGGTGAACAGCGTATGGGTCAGGCAAGTGCTGCGGCATATGTATTATTTGGTATAATACTCATATTTACATTTATACAATTTGTTGCCGGTAAAAAACGTGTACATTACGATTCATAA
- a CDS encoding lytic transglycosylase domain-containing protein translates to MKRVILFLFTILITISGFSEKTDIYNKIFYKPGLHMELYTDSMFLTFEYTYIGKYSYMDSNELLRYVWTQDKTLIGGQMYVESNYYTHAISSSHAIGLLQLKPIVAEDFGAHNLFNPIDNITTASLYHDYLNKTLGTEKKQIAGYYQGPTSVLKNGINSAGSYYYNKVKKAQKKYKNTSVYSPYLISISGNVKKNYMNLIANEGFAYKNWEFYSNQHFEVTTENKFEFNNLEVKFGGFYFPKTNFSIGAFSDYNLNMDTIARIGYPWAQNVVSFNNNNKILKQIYMSYDFKNNMWMKFYIDKDFLFITGISIYDIKLGILFNSSYRIGIFMSL, encoded by the coding sequence GTGAAAAGGGTTATACTTTTCCTCTTTACTATATTAATTACTATATCTGGTTTTTCAGAAAAAACAGACATATATAATAAAATATTCTATAAACCAGGATTACACATGGAGTTGTATACCGACTCCATGTTTTTGACATTTGAATATACATATATTGGAAAATATTCTTATATGGATTCCAATGAATTACTAAGATATGTATGGACACAGGATAAAACATTAATAGGCGGTCAGATGTATGTTGAATCAAACTATTATACGCATGCAATTTCTTCAAGTCATGCAATAGGGCTTTTACAACTAAAACCTATAGTAGCTGAAGATTTTGGCGCTCATAATCTATTTAACCCTATTGATAATATAACAACAGCCTCTTTATATCATGATTATCTAAACAAAACTCTTGGTACTGAAAAAAAGCAAATTGCAGGATATTATCAGGGACCAACGTCAGTATTGAAAAATGGCATAAATTCAGCGGGAAGCTATTATTATAATAAAGTAAAAAAAGCACAAAAAAAATATAAAAACACTTCTGTCTATTCACCTTATTTAATAAGCATTAGCGGAAATGTGAAAAAAAATTATATGAATCTAATTGCAAATGAAGGTTTTGCATACAAAAATTGGGAATTTTATTCAAACCAACATTTCGAAGTTACAACTGAAAATAAATTTGAATTCAATAATCTTGAAGTTAAATTTGGTGGTTTTTACTTTCCAAAAACAAATTTCTCAATAGGTGCATTTTCAGATTATAATTTAAACATGGATACAATTGCAAGAATTGGCTATCCATGGGCTCAAAATGTAGTATCATTTAACAATAATAATAAAATTTTAAAACAAATTTATATGTCATATGATTTTAAAAACAATATGTGGATGAAATTTTATATAGATAAAGATTTTCTTTTTATAACAGGTATATCCATATACGACATAAAACTTGGAATTTTATTTAATTCCTCCTATAGAATAGGTATATTTATGAGTTTATGA
- a CDS encoding carbohydrate ABC transporter permease: MSWNKFFNTMGITIVYLLIIGGAIIMAMPFAWMVVTSFKSSSEIAQWPPRWTSKNFKSEIMVNVKGTSSSGSSKSGLSLAEFRAAQSEDTYNPYKKLLIIEDDPVRRGLITLTFSKLDYADNQELNSLVEKIKEYNANYPLVPDLSAEINTLDNSPESFEKFYFSLYSTANGLFKKSQLLKYLDKEIKDSINYIDKFTKVSLDRLPYLKVKSTDSSVVKEEKARKKEELKEYLFSLKTELSNVSSVVVEMSKGTGIVSDNEINKVLALLTNLESKFVSFNDMYLRRVNRLLEKNIYSSIINSKNSLEFKVFFEKNYSDIQKKAAKINIIQFNVPTKEDMKENFLKAFHNSNIPEEFKKALNENDDIFEIKDEFVLALEHKFNEHTLNILKIKSEDLSRTLMVIRNLTKYIDKLQPDNVEQYLNPFDKEFVKNQNFKAEDLIKLAKMRKDYNNILETFNKLYSDSISEVKLIQKPENVEKVYYRNYSNIEIYFKDTYAIWFLEDNPTMKAKFTPSQVFANVFQNYVDAWHAAPFSKYYINTVFMATTTTIFEILIAAMAAFAFAKLEFWGKNALFTLFLATMMVPGEVMLVPNFITISKFRWLDTYYALIIPWIVSVFAIFLLRQQFLTIPNDLWDAAKIDGSSSWRFLWTVMVPLSKPAIITGALLKFVGSWNAFLWVLIVTKSPEMRTLAVGLQTFTTESGTMYNLLMAASTFSVIPIIILFIFMQKYFVAGIARSGLKG, translated from the coding sequence ATGTCATGGAATAAATTCTTTAATACAATGGGAATTACAATAGTTTATCTTTTAATTATAGGTGGAGCAATAATAATGGCAATGCCATTTGCATGGATGGTTGTTACATCATTTAAAAGCAGCAGTGAAATTGCTCAATGGCCACCAAGGTGGACATCTAAAAACTTCAAATCAGAAATTATGGTTAATGTAAAAGGAACCTCATCTTCTGGAAGTTCTAAAAGCGGACTCAGTCTCGCAGAATTCAGAGCAGCACAAAGTGAAGATACATATAATCCATATAAAAAATTATTAATTATCGAAGATGACCCTGTAAGAAGAGGGTTAATAACCTTAACTTTTTCTAAACTTGATTATGCTGATAATCAGGAACTTAATAGTTTAGTAGAAAAAATAAAAGAGTATAATGCTAATTATCCATTAGTTCCTGATCTTTCTGCAGAAATCAACACATTGGATAATAGCCCTGAATCCTTTGAAAAATTCTATTTTAGCTTATATTCAACAGCAAATGGATTATTTAAAAAATCTCAATTATTAAAATATTTAGACAAAGAAATAAAAGATTCCATAAATTATATAGATAAATTTACAAAGGTATCCTTAGATAGACTTCCATATTTAAAAGTGAAAAGCACAGATTCCTCAGTGGTCAAAGAAGAAAAAGCAAGAAAAAAAGAAGAATTAAAAGAGTATCTTTTTTCTCTAAAAACAGAATTATCAAATGTTTCATCAGTAGTTGTTGAAATGTCCAAAGGAACAGGAATTGTAAGTGATAATGAAATAAATAAGGTTTTAGCCCTTTTAACAAATCTCGAAAGTAAATTTGTTTCATTTAATGACATGTATTTAAGAAGGGTGAATAGGCTTCTTGAAAAAAATATTTATTCCTCAATAATTAACAGTAAAAATTCTCTGGAATTTAAAGTATTCTTTGAAAAGAATTATTCTGATATTCAGAAAAAAGCAGCAAAGATTAATATAATCCAATTTAACGTTCCAACTAAAGAAGATATGAAAGAAAACTTCTTAAAAGCTTTTCATAATTCCAATATTCCTGAAGAATTTAAAAAAGCTTTAAATGAAAATGATGATATATTTGAAATAAAAGATGAATTTGTTCTTGCACTTGAACATAAATTCAATGAACATACATTAAATATATTAAAAATAAAATCTGAAGACCTTTCAAGAACTTTAATGGTCATAAGAAATCTTACAAAATACATTGATAAACTTCAACCTGATAATGTTGAACAATATTTAAATCCTTTTGATAAAGAATTTGTAAAAAATCAAAACTTTAAAGCTGAAGACCTCATAAAACTCGCAAAAATGAGAAAAGATTACAACAATATTCTTGAAACATTTAATAAATTGTATTCTGATTCTATCTCAGAAGTAAAATTAATTCAAAAACCGGAAAATGTTGAAAAAGTATATTACAGAAATTACTCAAATATAGAAATATACTTTAAGGATACTTATGCAATATGGTTCCTTGAAGATAATCCTACTATGAAAGCTAAATTTACACCTTCACAGGTATTTGCAAATGTCTTCCAGAATTATGTTGATGCATGGCATGCTGCACCATTTTCAAAATACTATATAAATACTGTATTTATGGCAACTACTACTACAATATTTGAAATCTTAATTGCAGCAATGGCAGCTTTTGCATTTGCCAAACTGGAATTCTGGGGTAAAAATGCATTATTCACGCTCTTCCTTGCAACTATGATGGTTCCAGGAGAAGTAATGCTCGTTCCTAACTTTATCACAATAAGTAAATTTAGATGGCTTGATACATACTATGCGCTGATAATTCCATGGATAGTAAGCGTATTTGCTATATTCCTTTTAAGACAACAATTCTTAACCATACCAAATGATTTATGGGACGCTGCAAAAATTGATGGAAGCAGTAGCTGGAGATTCTTATGGACTGTAATGGTTCCATTAAGTAAACCTGCAATTATAACAGGTGCATTGTTAAAATTTGTTGGTAGCTGGAATGCATTCTTATGGGTATTAATAGTTACAAAGTCACCTGAAATGAGAACATTGGCTGTAGGATTGCAAACATTTACCACAGAATCTGGTACCATGTATAACCTGTTAATGGCTGCATCTACATTCTCAGTAATACCAATTATTATACTATTTATATTCATGCAAAAATACTTTGTTGCAGGAATTGCACGTTCCGGATTAAAGGGATAA
- the fliG gene encoding flagellar motor switch protein FliG, with the protein MAAKQDVNGLRKAAILIVLMGPDRASKLLKELNEEEVEMLTLEVANLGKISDEEKDAVMSEFFELMKVKEFIKEGGVDYAKKLLEEAFGPEQAIKIIENLVTNLQVKPFDFLKRIDIAQITNVLQNEHPQTVALVLCYLPPGAAAQVIAGLPEDLQVDVIKRISIMDRATPDVVKEVESRMKDRLSSFAAQPFSQVGGIETTAEIMNNIDRTVSKNIFDRLSETDPKLSEEIRKKMFVFEDILKLDDRTIQRILREVDTRDLTLSLKGASEELKDKLLGNMSQRARQMIEEELEFMGPVRLKDVDEAQQRIVAIIRKLEESGEIIIAGGGGEELIV; encoded by the coding sequence ATGGCTGCCAAACAAGATGTAAATGGCTTAAGGAAAGCAGCTATTTTGATAGTTTTAATGGGACCTGACAGAGCTTCAAAATTATTAAAAGAATTAAATGAAGAAGAGGTTGAAATGCTAACTTTAGAGGTTGCAAACCTCGGAAAAATATCAGATGAAGAAAAAGACGCTGTAATGTCAGAATTCTTCGAACTGATGAAAGTAAAAGAGTTCATAAAAGAAGGCGGTGTAGACTACGCCAAGAAATTGCTTGAAGAAGCATTTGGTCCTGAACAGGCTATCAAAATTATAGAAAACCTTGTTACAAACTTACAGGTTAAACCTTTCGATTTCTTAAAGAGAATCGATATTGCACAAATTACCAATGTATTGCAAAATGAACATCCTCAAACAGTAGCATTGGTATTATGTTATCTTCCACCAGGAGCTGCTGCTCAGGTTATTGCAGGATTACCGGAAGACTTACAGGTTGATGTTATTAAAAGAATTTCTATTATGGATAGGGCAACTCCTGATGTTGTTAAGGAGGTGGAGTCCCGTATGAAAGACAGATTATCTTCATTTGCCGCTCAACCATTCAGTCAGGTTGGTGGAATAGAAACAACAGCTGAAATTATGAATAATATCGACAGAACTGTATCCAAAAACATATTTGACAGATTATCCGAAACAGATCCAAAACTTTCAGAAGAAATCAGAAAGAAAATGTTCGTATTTGAAGATATACTTAAACTCGATGATAGAACTATTCAGAGAATACTCAGAGAAGTTGATACCCGTGATCTTACTCTTTCACTTAAAGGTGCATCAGAAGAACTCAAAGATAAATTACTTGGAAATATGTCACAAAGAGCTCGTCAGATGATAGAAGAAGAATTGGAATTTATGGGTCCTGTAAGATTAAAAGATGTTGATGAAGCACAGCAAAGAATTGTTGCAATTATAAGAAAACTCGAGGAATCTGGAGAAATCATAATTGCCGGTGGAGGAGGAGAAGAATTAATTGTATAA